GCCTTGGAGTTTTACCACCCTAAAAACCCGGAAGAAGGCGAAATCATTAAGTTTGAGGATGATCTGCAAATAGATGGTATCACCCTGCCTAGAATGCGACATTGGTACAAGAAGCAGACTGATGAATACCTGGGTTCGGATATTATCGTAAGAGAAATGAATTAATATTCGCAAAAGCTCAACTAGGCAAACTTTATTTGTTGATCCTTATTTTTATAGAGAAACCACATAGAGAAAATTATAACCACACAGCTTACACCAAAGTAGATATATGAAGAGTGGAGGTAATAAGTAGTAAAAATTCCAGTCGTGAAGGTATCAAAAAAGATTTGCATCATTGCCCGAATAGCTACTTCGGATAGTATAAATAGCGTTGGTATTGCCCAGAGATGCCTGATATATGTTATTCTAACTTTGGTGAAGATTATATAACCTAAGTAAAGTAGAGCGATTATTACTCCAATACGAAATATCCAGTCACCTACATTTAGATAATTTTCAACTCTGGTCGCCGAGAATTCCCGCAAAGCAATCACAATTGAGAACGAAAATACGTTTGCCACATTCAAGACTAATTTTATTCCTAACACCAATACGACAGCTACCAAAACTATTTGGAGTAAGCTATTCCAAGGTTTGGCTTTAGCAAACTCTTGTTGAATAGTACTAGAATCGCCGAAGCGCATTTTAGCAATGAAGAATGCTTCTTCGGTACTCAGTCCTGAATCTTGTAGGGATGCTGCCTCACTACAGAAGTGGTCGTAGATTTGATCTTTTTCTTCTTCTGATAGAATCTTAGCTGAGTTAACCTGACTGATATACTGGCTAATCGCCGTATCTAGGTCAAACGAGTTTGCGGGTTCCATAGCGTTATCATTACTTGATTGATATTAGTCCATTCGTTCTTTAGCTCGCTTAAAGTGGTTTTTCCTGATTTATTGAGAGAATAATATTTGCGGTTTCTCCCATCCTCTTGCTTAATGTAGGATGATATCAACCCTTTCTTTTCTAGCTTTAGTAGCACCGGATAAAGCGAACCTTCTTTCCATTGGAGTGATCCACCCGATATTCGTTGAACATCCTTGATTAGCTGGTAGCCATAGTTATCCTTCTCTTTCAGCAAAGAAAGAACAATAGGAATGGTAGAAGCAGCTACTAATTCTTTAGAGATCATATATACTTTGAAGTTCTAGGTATGTTAGATACATAGAACTTCAAAGTATAGCAAGTAAATCTACTTTTTTTGTTTCTTTACATCATAAATCATAACGATGCCAATTACCGCAACCACCACCCAATTTACTTTTCAAGCTGTTCGTAGTAACGCAGATAAAGAAGCTTTCCGACAGCTTCCGTACCAAATCTATCAGAATGATCCGAACTGGGTTCCGCATATTCGGCAGGAGGTAGAAGCGGTTTTTGATCCTAATCAGAATACTTTTTTCACCCACGGACAAGCCGAGCGATGGATTATGCGGAATGTTTCGGGAAAAGTAGTCGGACGGGTAGCAGCGTTTATTAATGAGCGCAAAGCGAATACCTTCAATCAGCCGACTGGAGGGCTGGGCTTTTTTGAGTGTATTGATGACAAAGAGGCAGGATTTGCTCTATTTGATCAGTGCAAGGCTTGGCTGAGTGAACGGGGGATGGAAGCGATGGACGGACCGATTAACTTCGGAGAGAATAATAAGTATTGGGGACTAATCACTGAAAACTACGATTTAAAACCCTACTATGGTCAAAATTATAACCCCGAGTACTACGTTCAGCTATTTGAAGCTTACGGCTTTCAGGTGTACTTCAACCAGTATATTTTCCACAAGCTGTTCGCCACGCCCCTACCCGAGATATTCCAGCGTCGCTCAGATCGGATCAAAGCCCAGCCTCAGTATGCCATCCGTACCTACGAGAAAAATCAGCCACTGAAGTACGCCCGCCACTTTATGGAAATTTATAACGATGCCTGGCAAACTCACGATAATTTTCGGGCTATGACTGAGCAACAGGCACTCAATCTGCTAAAACAGATAAAACCAGTAGTGGATGAGCTACTGCTGCACTTCGTGTACTACGAAGACAGCCCGATTGCCTTTATGGTGGCTCTACCCAATATCAATCGGCTCTACGAAAAAGTGGGTGACAATATGAACCTCTGGGGCAAGCTAAAATTCTTATTCCACCAAAAAACTACAAATGTGCGCGATTGCTACGGAGTGGCCTTCGGTGTGAAGCAAAAGTACCAGATGCGGGGCATAGAAGGTTTGATATTTGACAATCTGCGGGAAGTTTGCTGGAATGAAAAAGAGCAACGCCACAAGTACGACACCTACATCGTTACTTGGGTAGGTGATTTTAACCCCAAAATGGTGCGGGTAATGGAAGCCTTAGGCTGCCAACGGGTCCGAACGATGGCAACTTACCGCAAGCTGTTTGACGAGAATGCCGAGTTTGAGCGGTCGCCGATTATCTAGTGTAACACGGGCTTCAATATTACTATGGCAAAATAGGTACTAGCTTGGTAAAATCAATCATTAGTCCCACAGTTTGGCGTGCCACGACTGGTTCTCCCTGATGAAAGGCAATGATCGTTTGCCCTTTTGCTTCTAAGTAAACTTCCTGATAAAATCCTTGATAAACTACTTGAGTCACTTTGGCAATTAGCATATCGAGTAAATTTTCATCCTCCCGCCATTCCAGAACAATCTTGACGTGCTCGGCCCGTAACCCAAAATAGCCGGAAGTGAGGTTCAGTGCCGGAGTGAAATATTGTCGCCAAAAGCTTACCGGAAGAACAGTCATTGAACCAAACAATTGAGCAGAATAGGCCGAACTGGGTTGTTCATAAACCTCATGAGGCGAGCCGCTCTCTACGATCTTACCCTCTTTTACCACCACAACCGTATCGGCTAACCCCAGAGCGTCTTTAGGATCGTGCGTAACCATCACTACGGTAGAATCAGACTCTTTCAGGAAATCAGCCAATTCAATCCTTAACTGTTGCTTGAGCGAAGTATCCACCTGACCAAAAGGCTCATCCATCAGTAACAAACGTGGTTCCTCCGCCAACGCCCTAGCTAGAGCGAGCCGTTGCTTCTCTCCTCCCGAAAGGGTTCTAGGCAGCTGATCTTTTAGTCCACCGAGTCGGCAGCGACTTATCAATTCTTGCACCCGTTCAGTACGATAAGTTGACTCGTACCTTCTCAGCACGTGATCAATATTGTCGTGTACAGTTAGGTTGGGGGATAAACCAAAGTCCTGAAAAACCATCCGAATATCCGGGTGCCCGGGTACCAAACGGCGCGAAGGAGGGGGTAAAGGTTTGCCATCAAAGACAACCTTTCCTTCACTAGGCTCTAGTAATCCGGCCATTGTTTTCAGCAGTGTGGTTTTACCCGAGCCGCTTTCGCCAACAATAACTACGGTTTCTCTCTCAAAAACTGATAAGCTAATATGTTGTATCGCAGCTGAAGCAGCATCTAGATACTGAACCGACAAGTCTTCGGTGGTAAGTAGTGTACGCATTAAGCAATGTTTTGTACCTACTCCTAAGCTAAAAACGAAGAAGAATGTTAGCGACCAGTGCTTTGTCAAGTTTTATTTTGAAGGTAGCTGTTATGATTTTATAATTTGCGGCACTTTCAGTCAGTAGGCTATTTCGTTGCAGGTAATCAAATTTCAGGTTATCTCAACTTGTAACCTGAAACTTACCACCAAATTACGGTCTATCAGAGAACACTGCGAGAATAGGCTACCTGTGCGGTAGTCACCTCGATTTCAAACTTGACAGAGCACTAACTATAGTTTAATGCCAGCCGACAAACGGGATTGTAGCCGGGCGTTGGCATAACGGATAAGCCGAATTTGATCACCTACGTAGCCACTACGAAGACCATGCTCTTTCATATGATCTTTCACGGCAATATTTTGATTAACCAGCCACGGAAGAACTTTCCGCTTAAATTGCCGGGCTCGAATAATTTTACCATTCAGTTGTACGTAGTAATCGTAACACATTACTTCAGGGCTCAATCGTTCGCTTCTTTTCACTGCGAACCGGCGCGAGTCAGTAGGATCAAAGTAGGCGGCGCCATTGTGCTTCCTCAGATACGAGATATTACCTAATAGAACTACTTCAAAAAAAGCGGGTCGAGTAATGTAATCACTTTCCTGATGAGTATATCTTCGGAAATAACGCACTCGTTCTTGCTTCTTATCATAGTAGCGAAAAGATGTAAGATGACTGGTTGAGAAAGTTTGAAGGTTATCATCAGTGGTTGCCCGATACATCACAATATCGTGGGCGTAATTATAGCGAATTTCGCCTTGTAGTACTTCTTCATCAGCCGTAATAATTACTCCAGCTGACCAAGCAGTTTGGGGAGCAGCGCACGCAAGACCAACAGCCCCCAACGCCACAATTGCGGTTAACAACAATTTCTTCATATCAGTGTACCTACTGAGCTGCTTACTTTGCAGCTATAAAAAAATAAAGCAAAAATGCCTATATCAGACTACCTACCTACTTTAACGCATTATTTACTACTTTGTTAACCAGCAAGTTTTAAATTGCTATGTTTTTACGGAAAATTCATTTTACACAGCACTATTTCATAGAAAATGTAATAACCGTGTAAGATTACGCTAACACTTCCACCAAGAATTGGCATCTAAAAACTCAAACTCTAACCTAGGCGGATGGTCAAAAAACTCAAAAGTGTTGCCTTTAACCTACCGTATAATGTGCCTTATTGTTATCAAATAGTTGGGTGATGCGTGTCTCCACTCCTGGAGAAATTTAAAAAAATAATGATTTATTCTACTAAGTAGAACAAATTGAAAAAACATTTTTATATTTGTTATACTAAATAGAACAAAGTAATGAGCAAACAACATCTTGGCGAATTAGAGGAGCTGATTCTACTACTAATTATTATGCTAGAACCGGAAGATACCTATGGTTTAGAAATCCGGCGGGCTCTCAAAGAACATGCCTCCCGAACCATAACCATTGGTGCCGTACACGGTACGGTGAACCGACTAGAAAAAAAAGGTTTAGTTACATCTCAACTCGGCGGAGCCACCGACGAACGAGGCGGAAGAAGAAAACGATTGTTTACCATAACTGCTCATGGAAAAAGGGTTCTTCAGCAAAGTAGAGATGTAAAAGTCAGCCTCTGGCAGCAGATTCCTGAACTAGCACTCGGCAACTTACGCATAACATGAAATTCCCGAATAACCAACTCCCAAAGCAAGTAGAGCGATTTCTCAGTTGGCTCTGTAAGCCTGAAGTGTTAGAGGAAATTTTGGGCGACCTAGAAGAATACTACATCGAACTCACCGAAAAGCCTCGCTGGCAACAACCTATTCTGTACTGGTTTCAAGCCCTGCATTTTCTTCGCCCTTTTGCCCTCAAAAGAATAAACCCATTCCAACCCGTCAACCGCATTCCCATGTTCAGAAATTACTACAAAACCTCCTCACGCAGCTTAATGCGAAACCCGCTCAGCTCGTTCATCAATATTTTTGGTTTATCGATGGCAATTGGGGTGTGCCTGGTAGTGTACGCATTCTTAAAGTACGACTACAGCATAGACCGTTTTCACGAATTCAAAGACGAAGTATACCTAATTACCTTTTCTGCCGACCGAAGCGGAACAGAAGAACAATATGGTCTTACTCCTCGTCCGTTGGGCGATATGCTACGAGAGGATTTTACGCATATTAAAAAAGTATGCCGAGTTGAGGATAAGAACGCAGTGCTAAAAAATGGCGATAAAGTGTTTCACGAAAACGTACGATTTTCCGATCCGGAATTTTTAGAAATGTTCACCTTTCCTTTAAAATGGGGAGTGAAACAATCACTAGTTGAACCAAACAACATCATTCTGAGCGATGAAATGGCTGTGAAGTACTTCGGGGATGAGAATCCGTTGGGTCAGGATATACAGATAATTTTTGGGGCAGACCGAAGTAAGACATTCAAAGTAAGCGGAGTGGCTGAACCTTTCCCCGAAGCACATATCATTGACTTTAGCTTCCTGGTCAATTTTGAGAACCTGCGAACTAACTTTCCTGACTACAATACCCAGGACTGGGAAGAATTTGTGAACGCCACCCTGATTCAAGTAGACGACCCATCGGATTTAGCCCCTATCACCAAAGGGATGACGAAGTACCAAACGTTGCATAACGAAGCCCAACACGACTGGAAGATCACTTCCTTTGGATTTGAGCAATTGGCTGGTCTACACCTAAACTCAGGTAATATAAAAAACGACATCTCTTACGATGCTTCTTCGGAAGGACGCATTACACTGCCTATCATTGCGCTATTTATGCTGGCACTAGCCTGCTTTAACTATGTTAACATTGCGATTGTATCGGTCACGAAGCGTCTGAAAGAAATTGGAGTGAGAAAAGTAATCGGGGCTAACCGGAGTAAAGTAGTTACTCAATTTTTAGCCGAGAATATACTGGTGACAGCCTTTGCACTCATTGCAGGACTGGTTCTGGCACTCACGGTTTTTTTACCTTGGTTCATTCAGGTAGCACAACGCAGTATGGAACTAGATCTTCTCGATGGAAACCTTTGGATTTTTCTGGTGGCACTTTTATTCCTGACTGGTATTACATCGGGCATCTATCCCGCGCTTTACATTTCAAGATTCAATGCGGTCAAAATATTTAAAGGGTCGGTTCAGTTTGGTAAAAAGAACCCGCTTACCAAAGTGCTGCTGGGATTTCAGCTTATTCTCGCTTGTATTACCATTACTTCTGCTGTTGTTTTCACTCAGAATACGACCTACTTAGCTAATCGCAGTTGGGGATACAATCAGCAAGGAACGCTCTACGCTGACGTAGTAGATGCCGTAGGCTTCAACCGCCTCAATGCGTTAATGATCCAACATCCCGATGTGTTGTCTACTGCCGGGTCAACGCATCATTTGGGAAAAGAGACAGCCTCAACACTGGTGTATCAAGCTAACCGTCCGTACGAAGTAGCGCAACTATCAGTTAGTGCCGACTATTTTGAGACAATGGAGCTACAACTTACTGAGGGTAGATTTTTTAAAGACCGGTCGGAAAACGATAAGCAAGCGGTAGTAGTGAATGAGCTGCTAGTGAAGAATATGGCTTTAGCGCAGCCCCTAGGTAAATTACTCGAGATTGATAGTGCTAAGTACGAAGTGATTGGGGTAGTAAAAGATTTTCACGAAAAGAATTTTTACTACGAAATGCGGCCCACTATTTTCCGCTTAGCCAATCAGTCGGATTATCGTTATCTGTCCATGAAAGTTAGACCCGGCACCGAGCAAAATGCTTACCAAGCATTACAATCTGAATGGACTGCCCTCTTTCCCGAAACGCCCTTTCAGGGAGGCCACCAAGAAGATGTGTGGACCGGATTTTTTGAAGAAGTAGATACGCAAGAACGGTTTATGAAAACGGTTGCCTTCATGGCAGTACTACTAGCCAGCCTAGGATTATACGGGCTAGTAACCCTCAATGTGTCCGGACGGATAAAAGAATTTAGTATTAGAAAGGTACTAGGAGCCGGATTGAAGAATATTGCTATCAATATTACTCGTCAGTACATCATATTGTGCCTAGTGGCCCTCTTACTGGGATTACCTATCAGTTACGTACTTGCTAAAGCCCTAATGGATATGATGTATCCTATCTTTGCCCCAATAGGGTACTTAGAAATTGCACTACCCGCCATAATATTAGTAGTAGTCTTGTTAGCAGTAATGTTTACCCAAGTAGGCAAAGTATCTAAATCTAACCTAGTAGATGGGCTGAGAACGGAGTAAGTCTGTAAGCTGTGTACATCGATAACGCACTCAATAAGACAAAAAAAAGCGGGATGATTTCTCAACCCGCTTAGTAAGCCTTATCTTTCAAAGATTAGTACTCCCGAATATCAATGCGTTTTACTTCTGCCGATTCGCCTTCGCTAAAGGGAAGAATTACCCGCAAATAACCATCTTCAAAAACGGCATCAATTTGTTCTCGATCAACGTGCGGGGGAACATCAAACATTCGGTTAAACATAGGAACGGTGTGGCGAGCCGCTAAGCTCTCTTGTTCTCCTAGTGTTTCCGTATCGTTCAGTACAGTATAAACAATTAGTTGATTTCCGCGCAGATAAATATTGAATGAATCGCTGTGTACGCTAGGGGCACTCACTTCAATCACTAGCCTATCTACCTCCTTCGTTACATTTACTCGAGTTGCGGTAGTACCACCACCCACAGTGTTCATTGTATCTATTTGATGGACAAAGTCCTTTAGTATGTTTTTCATAATATACCTCCTCTGTTTTACGCTACAATTACTTTTGCAAATGGTGTACCAATCCTAATGATCTACGCTAAACAGCGGACAGAATGTCTGGTATACTACTATTCTAACGACAAAATGACACGATTAGGTTATAATAAATATAACTTTTGTCTAAAAAATAGAGTAGAAGTACAGTATTGGGAAAAATTTAACTTCGTAACCTACTGGAAATTAGGACGAAAGTCCCCAACATGACTAGCAAAAATAAATCGAGGCGAATAGAGCCTAATGAAGCAGGAATTAAGCCTAACAGCGAGGCTAAGAACGTTAGTAAAGCCAAGGCCGTAGCAAAGATAATTTCTATGCCCAGTTTTTGGCGAGTGAGCACTGCTGCTAAAATCATGGGAGCCAGCATGGAGGTTCCGGCAAAGCTAACCCGGGCTAGTAACGCCAATTGATCGCTAGCTAAAATAGAAAAAATTAACGCTACCACAGCGAAGCCCACAATTGCTACTTTGGTTTTGGTAAGCTTAGATTTTTCACTACCCGAAAGTAGGGAGCGAAGCTCAGTGCCCATCGCAAAAATTTGGGAATCCGTGGTAGAAAGCCCGGCTGCTAGCAAACCTACTACGGCTAAAGCAGCAATAATTCCTGGTTGTTCGTATAACAATACTTGCGAAAGGAAGTCAGGAGTACTAGCATCAGGATAGCGAACAGCTCCGTACAGACCAATAAAAATGGTAGGAATAATCACCAGAATGGCAAAAATCCCAACCGCCACGGCCATCAGGTGCGTTGTCCGTAAATTGCGCAAAATTACTAAGCGAATTGCCAATTGCGGTTGTGTAATGGGAATACAGAGAATCACCAGAAAAGAGGCAATCAGAAACTGCGGGGTGAATAAACCATTAGGCCCCGGTGTAGAGAGTAACTCCGGATTGCTGGCCTGCACCTCGGCAAACAGTGCCTTCAGGTTATCAAAGTGTTCTACGCAGCTAATGCCGATAATCCAGCTTACCACTAGCAGCGTTAATCCTTGGACCGCATCCGCGTGCATGATTGCTTTGAGGCCACCAATCTCGCTGTAGAGCAGCATTACCCCCATAATAGCCATTGACCAGCCCCAAGGTGGTAAGGCCTCGGGAAAAACAGCGGTCAAGAAAATGGCGATACCGCGAATTTGAATCGCTACGTAGGGTACTAAGAAAATAGACATCCCCCCGAAGCTAACGTATCCCGCCAGTTTATTCCCGTAGCAGTTTTGCAGTAAACCCGCCATTCCCTGAAAGCCCTTCTCTTTCACCTTTTTTCGCAAATGATACCCAAACCAGAGAATCAGGAAAATCATACCACCGTCAGAAACGGCCAGGAATATCCAGGCACCAATACCATTATTTCGGAAAAAGTCAGGCATCCCGAGAATGGTGAAGGTACTGAAGAGGGTAGCGGCAAAGGTGAGAAAGCCGAGAATAACGCCAATGTTGGAACCCGCCATCAGATAGTCTTCGGCTGACTTGTTACTTCGAAAAGAACGGGTTGCCACATACGCCAGCATCCCTAAATAAATAGAGCCAATGATAAAAATCCAGGTTGTCATAGTAGTAGTTAGCTTAGTCGGCGTCCTTGTCGTTTCTTCCGGGATGCACGCGCGTACCAATGTAAGTGATTATGACGAATAAAACCATAACCAAAAACGAAACCCAAAGCGTGTAGGGAATCCCAAAAAGCATCGGCTCATACACTCCCGCCGGAATTACGAGTGGAGTGAAAGTAATAATTGACAGCAGAACCGCTGCTGCAACACAGAGGTACCAGTAAGTTGTGTTAGGTTTGGATGACATAGATTGTTAGTAGTGTTAAGGTGTTTTGGTACTTGGTGTTTTAGTGTTATTGTGCTCAGGTGTTCAGGCCGTCATGGAATGATGTTCAGGTAATGGTTAGTAGCTAGTTGTACTAAGCACTATAACACTTCGCACCATAACTCTAAATTAATGTAAACAAGCGCCTCCAGCGAACTCGATTGAAGAAGTCAGCCGTTTTATCGTAAGAAAACCAAACGACTACGGGCTTACCCACAATATGGTCTTCAGGCACGAATCCCCAAAAGCGGGAATCCAATGAATTGTGCCGATTATCGCCAACCATAAAGTAGTAGCCTTGCTGGAATTCGTATTCTTTATTTTCTTTTCCATCAATGAGCAGCTTTCCATCAACAAGTTCAGCATCTACATTTTCGTAGTGGATAATAGCTGGGCCGTACAATGCTAGATTTTCTTCAGTCAACTGAATACGGTCACCCTTTTGGGGTAAATAAATTGAGCCGTAGTAATCAATAGTCCAATCTTTTTCTTGCCGCTGTGGATGCTGCCCCTGTGGATACAAGCGTTCGCTCATTTCACCGGGCTGATAGATAATTTCTTCTACTTTCTGCACAAACGGTAGCTCACTTAACTGCTGGGCGGCATCGGCCTCAGCGTTAATTTGGTAACCGCCTGAGCCAGCATAATACTCGTCAATACCTAATCGGCGAAATACGCGCGGATGAATGGTTTGCTTCGCTTGTACCCAGTAGCTGGTTTGTCCGTGTTCAGGCTTCGGCAGAACTTCTTCGTTTACAATAATTTCTCCGCCTCGGATTTCCAGGTTATCACCGGGTAAGCCCACGCAACGTTTCACGTAGAAGGTTTTCATATCTACCGGGCGATCCCACTCGGGCGGATAATGAAAGACTACTTCTTCATTACGCTTTACTTCCCTAAAACCCGGCAAACGATAGTAAGGAAGCTCTATCCAATCTAGATACTCAGGAATTTCTGTTCCCGGTAAATTTTGGTGCATTAGCGGTATTTGTAGTGGGGTGCGCGGGGTGGTAGCCCCGTAGTGTAGTTTGCTCACAAATAAGTAGTCACCTACCAGTAGCGAATTTTCCATTGATGAGGTAGGAATTGCAAACGCTTCCATGAACAAACTACGCAGCAGTGAAGCGGCGATCACGGCAAATACAATAGAATGCAACCACTCTTTCCAGACAGGTTTAGGATCGGCGGACTTCGGCTTTTTTGAGAACAGTTTCATAATTAGTTATCTTTGTTCATATCTTTCTGAATAGATTCAATGGTAGAAACCGGCAAGTCAGTCGCTTCGGCTATTTGCTCAGTTGTTAATACCGCTAATTTTAGTAACCGTTGGACGGTTGCTACCTTCATTTGCCTGTCCCGCTCTCTAAACTCTCACCATAGACTGCTTCGTAAACGGTATGCGCGATTCGCTTCTGTGACTTTGTTAGTTCCATTTCTTGTTCGTTTATAAGCCTTTTAACGAATTCTTGCTCAAATTGGGTTTCTAGAGTTTCTGGTAATGATATTATCAGATGAACAAACCGTAGTAGAGCGACCACTTTAGTTCGGTCGTAATTCTTCTCCCAAGCTAAAGTTACCAGTTTTCTCTTGAAAGAATAACGTTTCTCAGCATCTTGGTGGGTACGCAGATGATATTTTCCTGCTAACAACGCTAAAGCAAACGGATTATCTGAGGCTAATAATTCTTTCTCGTCGAACTGTTGGACAGAAAAAGCATTGAACCGATACGTTACTTCGGTGCCGAATAGCTGATAGCTAAATGTATCAGTGATATCCTTACGGTCGTCGGTGTAAATAGCAATGGCGGTAATCTGAGAGCCGTATTTATCGTAGATACGATAAAAGTACGAAAACATGCGCTCTACAAAATCTGCCTCAGCGTATGATTGAACTTCAATATGAATCAAAAGCCATTGCTGCGATCCATCTTTTAATATTATTCTAACTAGTTTATCATTAAAGATTTTCCCCTTTTTGCGTTTGTCAGCAATCAATTTCTGAAGTTCCTGCTCTAAAAATACTGGTGGCTGACTAAAATCTGCTTCTTGGTAAACATCAGGTAAGAAGTATTGGACAAAATCTTCAAATAATGTGGTGATTATCTCTTTCCAGTAGCCA
This region of Tunicatimonas pelagia genomic DNA includes:
- a CDS encoding ABC transporter permease, which produces MKFPNNQLPKQVERFLSWLCKPEVLEEILGDLEEYYIELTEKPRWQQPILYWFQALHFLRPFALKRINPFQPVNRIPMFRNYYKTSSRSLMRNPLSSFINIFGLSMAIGVCLVVYAFLKYDYSIDRFHEFKDEVYLITFSADRSGTEEQYGLTPRPLGDMLREDFTHIKKVCRVEDKNAVLKNGDKVFHENVRFSDPEFLEMFTFPLKWGVKQSLVEPNNIILSDEMAVKYFGDENPLGQDIQIIFGADRSKTFKVSGVAEPFPEAHIIDFSFLVNFENLRTNFPDYNTQDWEEFVNATLIQVDDPSDLAPITKGMTKYQTLHNEAQHDWKITSFGFEQLAGLHLNSGNIKNDISYDASSEGRITLPIIALFMLALACFNYVNIAIVSVTKRLKEIGVRKVIGANRSKVVTQFLAENILVTAFALIAGLVLALTVFLPWFIQVAQRSMELDLLDGNLWIFLVALLFLTGITSGIYPALYISRFNAVKIFKGSVQFGKKNPLTKVLLGFQLILACITITSAVVFTQNTTYLANRSWGYNQQGTLYADVVDAVGFNRLNALMIQHPDVLSTAGSTHHLGKETASTLVYQANRPYEVAQLSVSADYFETMELQLTEGRFFKDRSENDKQAVVVNELLVKNMALAQPLGKLLEIDSAKYEVIGVVKDFHEKNFYYEMRPTIFRLANQSDYRYLSMKVRPGTEQNAYQALQSEWTALFPETPFQGGHQEDVWTGFFEEVDTQERFMKTVAFMAVLLASLGLYGLVTLNVSGRIKEFSIRKVLGAGLKNIAINITRQYIILCLVALLLGLPISYVLAKALMDMMYPIFAPIGYLEIALPAIILVVVLLAVMFTQVGKVSKSNLVDGLRTE
- a CDS encoding sodium:solute symporter family protein, which translates into the protein MTTWIFIIGSIYLGMLAYVATRSFRSNKSAEDYLMAGSNIGVILGFLTFAATLFSTFTILGMPDFFRNNGIGAWIFLAVSDGGMIFLILWFGYHLRKKVKEKGFQGMAGLLQNCYGNKLAGYVSFGGMSIFLVPYVAIQIRGIAIFLTAVFPEALPPWGWSMAIMGVMLLYSEIGGLKAIMHADAVQGLTLLVVSWIIGISCVEHFDNLKALFAEVQASNPELLSTPGPNGLFTPQFLIASFLVILCIPITQPQLAIRLVILRNLRTTHLMAVAVGIFAILVIIPTIFIGLYGAVRYPDASTPDFLSQVLLYEQPGIIAALAVVGLLAAGLSTTDSQIFAMGTELRSLLSGSEKSKLTKTKVAIVGFAVVALIFSILASDQLALLARVSFAGTSMLAPMILAAVLTRQKLGIEIIFATALALLTFLASLLGLIPASLGSIRLDLFLLVMLGTFVLISSRLRS
- a CDS encoding PadR family transcriptional regulator, which encodes MISKELVAASTIPIVLSLLKEKDNYGYQLIKDVQRISGGSLQWKEGSLYPVLLKLEKKGLISSYIKQEDGRNRKYYSLNKSGKTTLSELKNEWTNINQVMITLWNPQTRLT
- the lepB gene encoding signal peptidase I, giving the protein MKLFSKKPKSADPKPVWKEWLHSIVFAVIAASLLRSLFMEAFAIPTSSMENSLLVGDYLFVSKLHYGATTPRTPLQIPLMHQNLPGTEIPEYLDWIELPYYRLPGFREVKRNEEVVFHYPPEWDRPVDMKTFYVKRCVGLPGDNLEIRGGEIIVNEEVLPKPEHGQTSYWVQAKQTIHPRVFRRLGIDEYYAGSGGYQINAEADAAQQLSELPFVQKVEEIIYQPGEMSERLYPQGQHPQRQEKDWTIDYYGSIYLPQKGDRIQLTEENLALYGPAIIHYENVDAELVDGKLLIDGKENKEYEFQQGYYFMVGDNRHNSLDSRFWGFVPEDHIVGKPVVVWFSYDKTADFFNRVRWRRLFTLI
- a CDS encoding ABC transporter ATP-binding protein, whose translation is MRTLLTTEDLSVQYLDAASAAIQHISLSVFERETVVIVGESGSGKTTLLKTMAGLLEPSEGKVVFDGKPLPPPSRRLVPGHPDIRMVFQDFGLSPNLTVHDNIDHVLRRYESTYRTERVQELISRCRLGGLKDQLPRTLSGGEKQRLALARALAEEPRLLLMDEPFGQVDTSLKQQLRIELADFLKESDSTVVMVTHDPKDALGLADTVVVVKEGKIVESGSPHEVYEQPSSAYSAQLFGSMTVLPVSFWRQYFTPALNLTSGYFGLRAEHVKIVLEWREDENLLDMLIAKVTQVVYQGFYQEVYLEAKGQTIIAFHQGEPVVARQTVGLMIDFTKLVPILP
- a CDS encoding Hsp20/alpha crystallin family protein, with protein sequence MKNILKDFVHQIDTMNTVGGGTTATRVNVTKEVDRLVIEVSAPSVHSDSFNIYLRGNQLIVYTVLNDTETLGEQESLAARHTVPMFNRMFDVPPHVDREQIDAVFEDGYLRVILPFSEGESAEVKRIDIREY
- a CDS encoding PadR family transcriptional regulator, with the protein product MSKQHLGELEELILLLIIMLEPEDTYGLEIRRALKEHASRTITIGAVHGTVNRLEKKGLVTSQLGGATDERGGRRKRLFTITAHGKRVLQQSRDVKVSLWQQIPELALGNLRIT